In Flavobacterium cerinum, one genomic interval encodes:
- a CDS encoding tetratricopeptide repeat protein: MMKQWIYIGLFVPFLSWSQGDLGKGVQLFEQARYEEAKPYFNGIVKEDPDNGKAIEYLGDIAAHQQRWDEAISRYQQLKVRYPKNAEYYYKYGGAMAMKAKSVSKFKALGMIGDIEDAFQTAAKLNPKHIESRWALVVLYLELPGIVGGSEKKAQRYADELMAISPVDGYLSKGHIAEYFKRYPEAEKYFIKAVQIGQSKVTYQRLADLYKNKMKMPEKAKQTLDLYQKKKT; the protein is encoded by the coding sequence ATGATGAAGCAATGGATTTACATAGGGTTGTTTGTACCTTTTTTATCGTGGTCACAAGGTGATTTGGGAAAGGGCGTGCAGTTGTTTGAACAGGCGCGTTATGAAGAAGCAAAACCTTATTTCAATGGGATTGTAAAAGAAGATCCGGATAATGGCAAAGCAATCGAATATTTAGGGGATATTGCGGCTCATCAGCAACGATGGGACGAAGCTATTTCGCGCTATCAGCAACTAAAAGTGCGATACCCTAAAAATGCGGAGTACTATTATAAGTATGGCGGTGCTATGGCGATGAAAGCTAAATCGGTTAGTAAGTTTAAGGCACTGGGAATGATCGGTGATATAGAAGATGCCTTTCAGACAGCTGCTAAATTAAATCCGAAACATATAGAATCGCGATGGGCTTTGGTCGTCTTATATCTGGAATTGCCGGGTATAGTAGGCGGAAGTGAGAAAAAAGCACAACGGTATGCCGATGAATTGATGGCGATTTCTCCGGTAGACGGTTACTTGTCGAAAGGCCATATCGCGGAGTATTTTAAACGCTATCCGGAAGCGGAAAAATATTTTATTAAAGCAGTACAAATCGGTCAGTCAAAAGTGACTTACCAACGTTTGGCAGATTTGTATAAAAATAAAATGAAGATGCCGGAAAAAGCAAAACAAACCTTAGATTTGTATCAAAAGAAAAAAACATAA
- a CDS encoding UDP-N-acetylmuramate--L-alanine ligase — MRTHFIAIGGSAMHNLALALHSKGYNVTGSDDAIFEPSRTRLEKKGLLPEEMGWFPEKITSDIEAVILGMHAKADNPELLKAQELGLKIYSYPEFLYEQSKDKTRVVIGGSHGKTTITSMILHVMHYHNIDVDYMVGAQLEGFDTMVHLTSDNDFIVLEGDEYLSSPMDPRPKFHLYYPNIALISGIAWDHINVFPTYENYVEQFSTFIQKITNGGILVYNENDPEVKRVAEEATNPIRKIPYHTPDYTVENGITLLATPEGPMPIEVFGAHNLNNLAGAKWICQNMGVDEADFYEAIASFKGASKRLEKIAEGNGKVAYKDFAHSPSKVEATTRAVKEQYPDRKLIACLELHTYSSLNAAFLKEYQGALDAADTAVVFYSPDAVKIKRLEEVTYEQIAKAFNREDLIIYTNPEDFKNFLFDLNLDHSTLLLMSSGNYGGLNFDEVKQLIE; from the coding sequence ATGCGTACACATTTTATCGCTATCGGAGGAAGTGCAATGCACAATCTGGCATTGGCTTTACATAGCAAAGGATATAACGTAACAGGAAGTGATGATGCTATTTTCGAACCTTCCCGAACCCGGTTAGAGAAAAAAGGATTATTGCCGGAAGAAATGGGATGGTTCCCGGAAAAAATAACATCCGATATTGAGGCGGTTATTTTAGGAATGCATGCTAAAGCGGATAATCCCGAATTGTTAAAAGCTCAGGAACTGGGACTGAAGATTTACTCGTATCCGGAATTTTTGTACGAACAATCAAAAGATAAAACAAGGGTTGTGATTGGCGGTTCCCATGGGAAAACAACGATTACTTCGATGATTCTTCATGTAATGCATTATCATAATATCGATGTCGATTATATGGTGGGAGCTCAATTGGAAGGATTTGATACAATGGTACACCTGACATCGGATAATGATTTTATTGTTTTGGAAGGAGATGAGTATTTGTCATCGCCAATGGATCCGAGACCGAAATTCCACCTGTATTATCCTAATATTGCATTGATCAGCGGGATTGCCTGGGATCATATCAATGTGTTTCCGACCTATGAAAATTATGTAGAACAGTTTTCAACTTTTATTCAGAAAATCACAAACGGCGGTATATTGGTTTATAATGAGAATGATCCTGAAGTGAAAAGAGTAGCAGAAGAAGCAACCAATCCGATTCGTAAAATTCCATATCATACACCGGACTATACGGTTGAAAACGGAATAACATTACTGGCAACGCCGGAAGGCCCTATGCCGATTGAAGTTTTCGGAGCACATAATCTGAATAATCTGGCCGGAGCCAAATGGATCTGTCAGAATATGGGAGTTGATGAAGCTGATTTTTATGAAGCTATAGCAAGTTTTAAAGGAGCATCCAAACGATTGGAAAAAATAGCCGAAGGCAATGGAAAAGTCGCTTATAAAGATTTTGCCCATTCTCCGAGTAAAGTAGAAGCAACAACCCGAGCGGTAAAAGAACAGTATCCCGACAGAAAGTTAATCGCCTGTCTGGAACTGCATACCTACAGCAGTTTAAATGCTGCGTTTTTGAAAGAATATCAAGGTGCTTTAGATGCAGCTGATACAGCTGTGGTGTTTTATTCACCCGATGCTGTAAAAATTAAACGATTAGAAGAAGTTACCTATGAGCAGATTGCTAAGGCATTCAATAGAGAAGATCTGATTATTTATACTAATCCGGAAGATTTTAAAAATTTCCTTTTTGACCTTAATCTGGATCATTCGACTCTTTTATTAATGAGTTCCGGAAATTACGGCGGACTCAATTTTGATGAGGTAAAACAATTGATAGAATAG